From a single Phocoena sinus isolate mPhoSin1 chromosome 1, mPhoSin1.pri, whole genome shotgun sequence genomic region:
- the GJA5 gene encoding gap junction alpha-5 protein: protein MGDWSFLGEFLEEAHKHSTVIGKVWLTVLFIFRMLVLGTAAESSWGDEQADFQCDTIQPGCENVCYDQAFPISHIRYWVLQVIFVSTPSLVYLGHAVHTVRMQEKRKLREGERVKEVRGAASYEYPVAEKTELSCWEEANGKIPLRGSLLNTYVCSILIRTTVEVAFIVGQYLLYGIFLDTLHVCRRSPCPHPVNCYVSRPTEKNVFIVFMLAVAGLSLFLSLAELYHLGWKKIRQRFVKSQQRMDECQLPGPSARIVKSCTPPPDFSQCLENGPGGKFLNPFSNKMASQQNTDNLATEQVRGQEQIPGEGFIHIRYAQKPEVPNEGSPGHRLPHGYQGDKRRLSKASSKARSDDLSV, encoded by the coding sequence ATGGGTGACTGGAGCTTCCTGGGAGAGTTCCTGGAGGAAGCACACAAGCATTCCACGGTGATCGGTAAGGTCTGGCTCACCGTCCTCTTCATATTCCGCATGCTGGTGCTGGGCACGGCTGCCGAGTCCTCCTGGGGGGACGAGCAGGCTGATTTCCAGTGTGATACGATTCAGCCTGGTTGCGAGAACGTCTGCTATGACCAAGCCTTCCCCATCTCGCACATTCGCTATTGGGTGCTGCAGGTCATCTtcgtctccacaccctctctagtgTACTTGGGCCACGCCGTGCACACGGTGCGCATGCAGGAGAAGCGGAAGCTACGGGAGGGCGAGAGGGTCAAAGAGGTTCGGGGCGCTGCCTCTTACGAGTACCCAGTGGCCGAGAAGACAGAGCTGTCCTGCTGGGAAGAAGCGAATGGAAAGATTCCGCTCCGGGGCAGTCTGCTCAACACTTACGTCTGCAGTATCCTGATCCGCACCACCGTGGAGGTGGCCTTCATCGTGGGCCAGTACCTCCTCTATGGCATCTTCCTGGACACCCTGCACGTCTGCCGCAGGAGTCCCTGTCCCCATCCTGTCAACTGTTATGTGTCCCGGCCCACGGAGAAGAATGTCTTCATTGTCTTTATGCTGGCTGTGGCCGGACTGTCCCTTTTCCTCAGCCTTGCTGAACTCTACCACCTGGGCTGGAAAAAGATCAGACAGCGATTTGTCAAGTCACAGCAGCGCATGGATGAGTGCCAGCTTCCTGGTCCCTCTGCCCGCATAGTCAAGAGCTGCACACCACCCCCTGACTTCAGTCAGTGCCTGGAGAATGGCCCTGGGGGGAAATTCCTCAATCCATTCAGTAACAAGATGGCCTCGCAGCAGAACACAGATAACCTGGCCACTGAGCAAGTGCGAGGCCAGGAGCAGATTCCTGGAGAGGGTTTCATTCATATCCGTTATGCCCAGAAGCCTGAGGTACCCAATGAAGGCTCCCCAGGTCACCGCCTCCCCCATGGCTACCAGGGTGACAAGCGCCGTCTCAGCAAGGCCAGCAGCAAGGCCAGGTCAGATGACCTATCAGTGTGA